A portion of the Hylaeus volcanicus isolate JK05 unplaced genomic scaffold, UHH_iyHylVolc1.0_haploid 12237, whole genome shotgun sequence genome contains these proteins:
- the LOC128884306 gene encoding uncharacterized protein LOC128884306 isoform X6, whose translation MNFLLKRRSNKKNKQRGAFVLLPSHLSSFHPDSATFSKPFNCEDINALTTDVMMKNEKVVNNKQLQPPGLRSDKSVSTKLTRTLSCIEPWTNDTSVSLKHSRSLTHFPSFQEDSPTFFLHSSKENVFHQQNDDINQDKNDNALLYDSSGVLKQNYSSILHDKIEQCCTLFTFGESSSEDEAKQNKKQALMDLIEYVNSGKWIFSKSNIEDFFQMISVNIFRPLTPPSNCGNYLLNPLDAEEDEPKWESCWPHLQLVYELLLRFVVCNVLPPKILKEYIDSKFIVKLLELFSSEDPRERDYLKTILHRIYGEIMSLRSFIRQSIHHRFLVFLEQGETFSGITELLEILASIINGFAQPLKEEHKIFLQKALLPLHKSRTLASFNQQLTYCILQYLEKDDTLVVIIITELLKYWPITNTSKEVLFLSEIEEVLIFYARGNTRESSH comes from the exons atgaactttttattaaaacgtcgatcgaataaaaaaaacaaacaaagagGTGCGTTTGTCCTGCTTCCGAGTCATTTATCGTCGTTCCACCCAGATTCCGCTACATTTTCTAAACCATTTAACTGCGAAGATATCAATGCGCTAACCACAGATGTtatgatgaaaaatgaaaaagttgtcaacaat AAGCAGCTACAACCACCTGGATTACGAAGTGACAAAAGTGTTTCCACGAAGCTCACGCGAACTCTATCATGTATAGAGCCCTGGACAAATGACACCTCAGTCAGTCTAAAACATAGCCGATCCTTAACacatttcccttcatttcaaGAAGATTCCCCAACcttttttcttcattcttcTAAAG aaaacgttttTCATCAGCAGAATGATGACATTAATCAAGACAAAAATGATAATGCGTTGCTTTATG ATTCAAGTGgagtattaaaacaaaattattccagCATTTTGcatgataaaattgaacaatgtTGTACTCTCTTTACATTTGGTGAGTCGTCCTCGGAGGACGAAGCAAAGCAAAACAAGAAACAAGCCCTCATGGATCTTATAGA ATATGTCAATAGTGGTAAAtggattttttcaaaatcaaacattgaagatttttttcaaatg ATAtcagtgaatatttttagaccGCTGACACCCCCCTCAAACTGTGGTAACTATTTGCTAAACCCTTTAGATGCTGAAGAGGACGAGCCAAAATGGGAAAg tTGTTGGCCTCATCTTCAGCTTGTGTATGAATTATTACTACGTTTTGTCGTTTGTAATGTTCTTCCACCGaagattttaaaagaatatattgactcgaaatttatcgttaaa TTACTTGAGCTATTTTCGTCGGAAGATCCACGTGAAAGAGATTATTTGAAAACGATTTTACATCGAATATACGGAGAAATTATGAGCTTAAG GTCATTTATTCGTCAATCCATTCATCATCGTTTTCTTGTGTTTTTGGAACAAGGAGAAACATTTAGTGGTATTACAGAATTGTTAGAAATTCTCGCTAG TATCATTAATGGTTTCGCGCAACCCTTAAAAGaagaacataaaatatttcttcaaaaagCCTTGTTACCTTTACATAAAAGTCGTACATTGGCGTCTTTTAATCAACAATTGACTTATTGTATTTTGCA ATATTTAGAAAAAGATGACACCTTAGTTGTGATCATTATTACCGAACTTTTAAAATACTGGCCCATAACCAATACGTCTaaagaagttttatttttatcggaaaTCGAAGAAGTACTCATTTTTTATGCTCGCGGCAACACTCGTGAATCTTCTCATTAG
- the LOC128884306 gene encoding serine/threonine-protein phosphatase 2A 56 kDa regulatory subunit epsilon isoform-like isoform X5, translating into MNFLLKRRSNKKNKQRDINALTTDVMMKNEKVVNNKQLQPPGLRSDKSVSTKLTRTLSCIEPWTNDTSVSLKHSRSLTHFPSFQEDSPTFFLHSSKENVFHQQNDDINQDKNDNALLYDSSGVLKQNYSSILHDKIEQCCTLFTFGESSSEDEAKQNKKQALMDLIEYVNSGKWIFSKSNIEDFFQMISVNIFRPLTPPSNCGNYLLNPLDAEEDEPKWESCWPHLQLVYELLLRFVVCNVLPPKILKEYIDSKFIVKLLELFSSEDPRERDYLKTILHRIYGEIMSLRSFIRQSIHHRFLVFLEQGETFSGITELLEILASIINGFAQPLKEEHKIFLQKALLPLHKSRTLASFNQQLTYCILQYLEKDDTLVVIIITELLKYWPITNTSKEVLFLSEIEEILEYTQPQDFTKIMIPLFSQLTICMESPHFQVAERVLFMWNSECILELINLYREQLFPILISPLYRNSKNHWNSTVHSLTCNVMKILSGLSPELFQQCTTHSQQNEIIQEENQRHRDLFWNKLKKAYDESH; encoded by the exons atgaactttttattaaaacgtcgatcgaataaaaaaaacaaacaaagag ATATCAATGCGCTAACCACAGATGTtatgatgaaaaatgaaaaagttgtcaacaat AAGCAGCTACAACCACCTGGATTACGAAGTGACAAAAGTGTTTCCACGAAGCTCACGCGAACTCTATCATGTATAGAGCCCTGGACAAATGACACCTCAGTCAGTCTAAAACATAGCCGATCCTTAACacatttcccttcatttcaaGAAGATTCCCCAACcttttttcttcattcttcTAAAG aaaacgttttTCATCAGCAGAATGATGACATTAATCAAGACAAAAATGATAATGCGTTGCTTTATG ATTCAAGTGgagtattaaaacaaaattattccagCATTTTGcatgataaaattgaacaatgtTGTACTCTCTTTACATTTGGTGAGTCGTCCTCGGAGGACGAAGCAAAGCAAAACAAGAAACAAGCCCTCATGGATCTTATAGA ATATGTCAATAGTGGTAAAtggattttttcaaaatcaaacattgaagatttttttcaaatg ATAtcagtgaatatttttagaccGCTGACACCCCCCTCAAACTGTGGTAACTATTTGCTAAACCCTTTAGATGCTGAAGAGGACGAGCCAAAATGGGAAAg tTGTTGGCCTCATCTTCAGCTTGTGTATGAATTATTACTACGTTTTGTCGTTTGTAATGTTCTTCCACCGaagattttaaaagaatatattgactcgaaatttatcgttaaa TTACTTGAGCTATTTTCGTCGGAAGATCCACGTGAAAGAGATTATTTGAAAACGATTTTACATCGAATATACGGAGAAATTATGAGCTTAAG GTCATTTATTCGTCAATCCATTCATCATCGTTTTCTTGTGTTTTTGGAACAAGGAGAAACATTTAGTGGTATTACAGAATTGTTAGAAATTCTCGCTAG TATCATTAATGGTTTCGCGCAACCCTTAAAAGaagaacataaaatatttcttcaaaaagCCTTGTTACCTTTACATAAAAGTCGTACATTGGCGTCTTTTAATCAACAATTGACTTATTGTATTTTGCA ATATTTAGAAAAAGATGACACCTTAGTTGTGATCATTATTACCGAACTTTTAAAATACTGGCCCATAACCAATACGTCTaaagaagttttatttttatcggaaaTCGAAGAA ATTTTAGAGTACACACAGCCTCAAGATTTCACCAAAATCATGATTCCTCTTTTTAGTCAATTAACTATCTGTATGGAATCGCCTCATTTTCAA GTAGCTGAGCGTGTTCTCTTCATGTGGAACAGTGAATGTATTCTTGAGCTTATAAACCTTTATCGTGAA cAGTTGTTTCCTATTTTGATATCACCCTTGTACCGTAACTCGAAAAATCATTGGAACAG TACTGTTCATAGTTTAACTTGCAATGTCATGAAGATATTATCAGGACTGAGTCCGGAATTATTTCAACAATGTACTACGCACAgtcaacaaaatgaaataat acaagaagaaaatcaacgCCATCGAGATTTATTTTGGAACAAGTTAAAAAAAGCGTATGACGAGTCTCACTGA
- the LOC128884306 gene encoding serine/threonine-protein phosphatase 2A 56 kDa regulatory subunit epsilon isoform-like isoform X4: MNFLLKRRSNKKNKQRDSATFSKPFNCEDINALTTDVMMKNEKVVNNKQLQPPGLRSDKSVSTKLTRTLSCIEPWTNDTSVSLKHSRSLTHFPSFQEDSPTFFLHSSKENVFHQQNDDINQDKNDNALLYDSSGVLKQNYSSILHDKIEQCCTLFTFGESSSEDEAKQNKKQALMDLIEYVNSGKWIFSKSNIEDFFQMISVNIFRPLTPPSNCGNYLLNPLDAEEDEPKWESCWPHLQLVYELLLRFVVCNVLPPKILKEYIDSKFIVKLLELFSSEDPRERDYLKTILHRIYGEIMSLRSFIRQSIHHRFLVFLEQGETFSGITELLEILASIINGFAQPLKEEHKIFLQKALLPLHKSRTLASFNQQLTYCILQYLEKDDTLVVIIITELLKYWPITNTSKEVLFLSEIEEILEYTQPQDFTKIMIPLFSQLTICMESPHFQVAERVLFMWNSECILELINLYREQLFPILISPLYRNSKNHWNSTVHSLTCNVMKILSGLSPELFQQCTTHSQQNEIIQEENQRHRDLFWNKLKKAYDESH; this comes from the exons atgaactttttattaaaacgtcgatcgaataaaaaaaacaaacaaagag ATTCCGCTACATTTTCTAAACCATTTAACTGCGAAGATATCAATGCGCTAACCACAGATGTtatgatgaaaaatgaaaaagttgtcaacaat AAGCAGCTACAACCACCTGGATTACGAAGTGACAAAAGTGTTTCCACGAAGCTCACGCGAACTCTATCATGTATAGAGCCCTGGACAAATGACACCTCAGTCAGTCTAAAACATAGCCGATCCTTAACacatttcccttcatttcaaGAAGATTCCCCAACcttttttcttcattcttcTAAAG aaaacgttttTCATCAGCAGAATGATGACATTAATCAAGACAAAAATGATAATGCGTTGCTTTATG ATTCAAGTGgagtattaaaacaaaattattccagCATTTTGcatgataaaattgaacaatgtTGTACTCTCTTTACATTTGGTGAGTCGTCCTCGGAGGACGAAGCAAAGCAAAACAAGAAACAAGCCCTCATGGATCTTATAGA ATATGTCAATAGTGGTAAAtggattttttcaaaatcaaacattgaagatttttttcaaatg ATAtcagtgaatatttttagaccGCTGACACCCCCCTCAAACTGTGGTAACTATTTGCTAAACCCTTTAGATGCTGAAGAGGACGAGCCAAAATGGGAAAg tTGTTGGCCTCATCTTCAGCTTGTGTATGAATTATTACTACGTTTTGTCGTTTGTAATGTTCTTCCACCGaagattttaaaagaatatattgactcgaaatttatcgttaaa TTACTTGAGCTATTTTCGTCGGAAGATCCACGTGAAAGAGATTATTTGAAAACGATTTTACATCGAATATACGGAGAAATTATGAGCTTAAG GTCATTTATTCGTCAATCCATTCATCATCGTTTTCTTGTGTTTTTGGAACAAGGAGAAACATTTAGTGGTATTACAGAATTGTTAGAAATTCTCGCTAG TATCATTAATGGTTTCGCGCAACCCTTAAAAGaagaacataaaatatttcttcaaaaagCCTTGTTACCTTTACATAAAAGTCGTACATTGGCGTCTTTTAATCAACAATTGACTTATTGTATTTTGCA ATATTTAGAAAAAGATGACACCTTAGTTGTGATCATTATTACCGAACTTTTAAAATACTGGCCCATAACCAATACGTCTaaagaagttttatttttatcggaaaTCGAAGAA ATTTTAGAGTACACACAGCCTCAAGATTTCACCAAAATCATGATTCCTCTTTTTAGTCAATTAACTATCTGTATGGAATCGCCTCATTTTCAA GTAGCTGAGCGTGTTCTCTTCATGTGGAACAGTGAATGTATTCTTGAGCTTATAAACCTTTATCGTGAA cAGTTGTTTCCTATTTTGATATCACCCTTGTACCGTAACTCGAAAAATCATTGGAACAG TACTGTTCATAGTTTAACTTGCAATGTCATGAAGATATTATCAGGACTGAGTCCGGAATTATTTCAACAATGTACTACGCACAgtcaacaaaatgaaataat acaagaagaaaatcaacgCCATCGAGATTTATTTTGGAACAAGTTAAAAAAAGCGTATGACGAGTCTCACTGA
- the LOC128884306 gene encoding serine/threonine-protein phosphatase 2A 56 kDa regulatory subunit epsilon isoform-like isoform X2, with translation MNFLLKRRSNKKNKQRGAFVLLPSHLSSFHPDSATFSKPFNCEDINALTTDVMMKNEKVVNNKQLQPPGLRSDKSVSTKLTRTLSCIEPWTNDTSKIPQPFFFILLKVPFRALNRLLYHFFLENVFHQQNDDINQDKNDNALLYDSSGVLKQNYSSILHDKIEQCCTLFTFGESSSEDEAKQNKKQALMDLIEYVNSGKWIFSKSNIEDFFQMISVNIFRPLTPPSNCGNYLLNPLDAEEDEPKWESCWPHLQLVYELLLRFVVCNVLPPKILKEYIDSKFIVKLLELFSSEDPRERDYLKTILHRIYGEIMSLRSFIRQSIHHRFLVFLEQGETFSGITELLEILASIINGFAQPLKEEHKIFLQKALLPLHKSRTLASFNQQLTYCILQYLEKDDTLVVIIITELLKYWPITNTSKEVLFLSEIEEILEYTQPQDFTKIMIPLFSQLTICMESPHFQVAERVLFMWNSECILELINLYREQLFPILISPLYRNSKNHWNSTVHSLTCNVMKILSGLSPELFQQCTTHSQQNEIIQEENQRHRDLFWNKLKKAYDESH, from the exons atgaactttttattaaaacgtcgatcgaataaaaaaaacaaacaaagagGTGCGTTTGTCCTGCTTCCGAGTCATTTATCGTCGTTCCACCCAGATTCCGCTACATTTTCTAAACCATTTAACTGCGAAGATATCAATGCGCTAACCACAGATGTtatgatgaaaaatgaaaaagttgtcaacaat AAGCAGCTACAACCACCTGGATTACGAAGTGACAAAAGTGTTTCCACGAAGCTCACGCGAACTCTATCATGTATAGAGCCCTGGACAAATGACACCTCA AAGATTCCCCAACcttttttcttcattcttcTAAAGGTTCCTTTCAGAGCTTTAAACCGTCTACTCtatcacttttttttagaaaacgttttTCATCAGCAGAATGATGACATTAATCAAGACAAAAATGATAATGCGTTGCTTTATG ATTCAAGTGgagtattaaaacaaaattattccagCATTTTGcatgataaaattgaacaatgtTGTACTCTCTTTACATTTGGTGAGTCGTCCTCGGAGGACGAAGCAAAGCAAAACAAGAAACAAGCCCTCATGGATCTTATAGA ATATGTCAATAGTGGTAAAtggattttttcaaaatcaaacattgaagatttttttcaaatg ATAtcagtgaatatttttagaccGCTGACACCCCCCTCAAACTGTGGTAACTATTTGCTAAACCCTTTAGATGCTGAAGAGGACGAGCCAAAATGGGAAAg tTGTTGGCCTCATCTTCAGCTTGTGTATGAATTATTACTACGTTTTGTCGTTTGTAATGTTCTTCCACCGaagattttaaaagaatatattgactcgaaatttatcgttaaa TTACTTGAGCTATTTTCGTCGGAAGATCCACGTGAAAGAGATTATTTGAAAACGATTTTACATCGAATATACGGAGAAATTATGAGCTTAAG GTCATTTATTCGTCAATCCATTCATCATCGTTTTCTTGTGTTTTTGGAACAAGGAGAAACATTTAGTGGTATTACAGAATTGTTAGAAATTCTCGCTAG TATCATTAATGGTTTCGCGCAACCCTTAAAAGaagaacataaaatatttcttcaaaaagCCTTGTTACCTTTACATAAAAGTCGTACATTGGCGTCTTTTAATCAACAATTGACTTATTGTATTTTGCA ATATTTAGAAAAAGATGACACCTTAGTTGTGATCATTATTACCGAACTTTTAAAATACTGGCCCATAACCAATACGTCTaaagaagttttatttttatcggaaaTCGAAGAA ATTTTAGAGTACACACAGCCTCAAGATTTCACCAAAATCATGATTCCTCTTTTTAGTCAATTAACTATCTGTATGGAATCGCCTCATTTTCAA GTAGCTGAGCGTGTTCTCTTCATGTGGAACAGTGAATGTATTCTTGAGCTTATAAACCTTTATCGTGAA cAGTTGTTTCCTATTTTGATATCACCCTTGTACCGTAACTCGAAAAATCATTGGAACAG TACTGTTCATAGTTTAACTTGCAATGTCATGAAGATATTATCAGGACTGAGTCCGGAATTATTTCAACAATGTACTACGCACAgtcaacaaaatgaaataat acaagaagaaaatcaacgCCATCGAGATTTATTTTGGAACAAGTTAAAAAAAGCGTATGACGAGTCTCACTGA
- the LOC128884306 gene encoding serine/threonine-protein phosphatase 2A 56 kDa regulatory subunit epsilon isoform-like isoform X3, producing the protein MNFLLKRRSNKKNKQRGAFVLLPSHLSSFHPDSATFSKPFNCEDINALTTDVMMKNEKVVNNKQLQPPGLRSDKSVSTKLTRTLSCIEPWTNDTSVSLKHSRSLTHFPSFQEDSPTFFLHSSKENVFHQQNDDINQDKNDNALLYDSSGVLKQNYSSILHDKIEQCCTLFTFGESSSEDEAKQNKKQALMDLIEYVNSGKWIFSKSNIEDFFQMISVNIFRPLTPPSNCGNYLLNPLDAEEDEPKWESCWPHLQLVYELLLRFVVCNVLPPKILKEYIDSKFIVKLLELFSSEDPRERDYLKTILHRIYGEIMSLRSFIRQSIHHRFLVFLEQGETFSGITELLEILASIINGFAQPLKEEHKIFLQKALLPLHKSRTLASFNQQLTYCILQYLEKDDTLVVIIITELLKYWPITNTSKEVLFLSEIEEILEYTQPQDFTKIMIPLFSQLTICMESPHFQVAERVLFMWNSECILELINLYRELFPILISPLYRNSKNHWNSTVHSLTCNVMKILSGLSPELFQQCTTHSQQNEIIQEENQRHRDLFWNKLKKAYDESH; encoded by the exons atgaactttttattaaaacgtcgatcgaataaaaaaaacaaacaaagagGTGCGTTTGTCCTGCTTCCGAGTCATTTATCGTCGTTCCACCCAGATTCCGCTACATTTTCTAAACCATTTAACTGCGAAGATATCAATGCGCTAACCACAGATGTtatgatgaaaaatgaaaaagttgtcaacaat AAGCAGCTACAACCACCTGGATTACGAAGTGACAAAAGTGTTTCCACGAAGCTCACGCGAACTCTATCATGTATAGAGCCCTGGACAAATGACACCTCAGTCAGTCTAAAACATAGCCGATCCTTAACacatttcccttcatttcaaGAAGATTCCCCAACcttttttcttcattcttcTAAAG aaaacgttttTCATCAGCAGAATGATGACATTAATCAAGACAAAAATGATAATGCGTTGCTTTATG ATTCAAGTGgagtattaaaacaaaattattccagCATTTTGcatgataaaattgaacaatgtTGTACTCTCTTTACATTTGGTGAGTCGTCCTCGGAGGACGAAGCAAAGCAAAACAAGAAACAAGCCCTCATGGATCTTATAGA ATATGTCAATAGTGGTAAAtggattttttcaaaatcaaacattgaagatttttttcaaatg ATAtcagtgaatatttttagaccGCTGACACCCCCCTCAAACTGTGGTAACTATTTGCTAAACCCTTTAGATGCTGAAGAGGACGAGCCAAAATGGGAAAg tTGTTGGCCTCATCTTCAGCTTGTGTATGAATTATTACTACGTTTTGTCGTTTGTAATGTTCTTCCACCGaagattttaaaagaatatattgactcgaaatttatcgttaaa TTACTTGAGCTATTTTCGTCGGAAGATCCACGTGAAAGAGATTATTTGAAAACGATTTTACATCGAATATACGGAGAAATTATGAGCTTAAG GTCATTTATTCGTCAATCCATTCATCATCGTTTTCTTGTGTTTTTGGAACAAGGAGAAACATTTAGTGGTATTACAGAATTGTTAGAAATTCTCGCTAG TATCATTAATGGTTTCGCGCAACCCTTAAAAGaagaacataaaatatttcttcaaaaagCCTTGTTACCTTTACATAAAAGTCGTACATTGGCGTCTTTTAATCAACAATTGACTTATTGTATTTTGCA ATATTTAGAAAAAGATGACACCTTAGTTGTGATCATTATTACCGAACTTTTAAAATACTGGCCCATAACCAATACGTCTaaagaagttttatttttatcggaaaTCGAAGAA ATTTTAGAGTACACACAGCCTCAAGATTTCACCAAAATCATGATTCCTCTTTTTAGTCAATTAACTATCTGTATGGAATCGCCTCATTTTCAA GTAGCTGAGCGTGTTCTCTTCATGTGGAACAGTGAATGTATTCTTGAGCTTATAAACCTTTATCGTGAA TTGTTTCCTATTTTGATATCACCCTTGTACCGTAACTCGAAAAATCATTGGAACAG TACTGTTCATAGTTTAACTTGCAATGTCATGAAGATATTATCAGGACTGAGTCCGGAATTATTTCAACAATGTACTACGCACAgtcaacaaaatgaaataat acaagaagaaaatcaacgCCATCGAGATTTATTTTGGAACAAGTTAAAAAAAGCGTATGACGAGTCTCACTGA
- the LOC128884306 gene encoding serine/threonine-protein phosphatase 2A 56 kDa regulatory subunit epsilon isoform-like isoform X1, producing MNFLLKRRSNKKNKQRGAFVLLPSHLSSFHPDSATFSKPFNCEDINALTTDVMMKNEKVVNNKQLQPPGLRSDKSVSTKLTRTLSCIEPWTNDTSVSLKHSRSLTHFPSFQEDSPTFFLHSSKENVFHQQNDDINQDKNDNALLYDSSGVLKQNYSSILHDKIEQCCTLFTFGESSSEDEAKQNKKQALMDLIEYVNSGKWIFSKSNIEDFFQMISVNIFRPLTPPSNCGNYLLNPLDAEEDEPKWESCWPHLQLVYELLLRFVVCNVLPPKILKEYIDSKFIVKLLELFSSEDPRERDYLKTILHRIYGEIMSLRSFIRQSIHHRFLVFLEQGETFSGITELLEILASIINGFAQPLKEEHKIFLQKALLPLHKSRTLASFNQQLTYCILQYLEKDDTLVVIIITELLKYWPITNTSKEVLFLSEIEEILEYTQPQDFTKIMIPLFSQLTICMESPHFQVAERVLFMWNSECILELINLYREQLFPILISPLYRNSKNHWNSTVHSLTCNVMKILSGLSPELFQQCTTHSQQNEIIQEENQRHRDLFWNKLKKAYDESH from the exons atgaactttttattaaaacgtcgatcgaataaaaaaaacaaacaaagagGTGCGTTTGTCCTGCTTCCGAGTCATTTATCGTCGTTCCACCCAGATTCCGCTACATTTTCTAAACCATTTAACTGCGAAGATATCAATGCGCTAACCACAGATGTtatgatgaaaaatgaaaaagttgtcaacaat AAGCAGCTACAACCACCTGGATTACGAAGTGACAAAAGTGTTTCCACGAAGCTCACGCGAACTCTATCATGTATAGAGCCCTGGACAAATGACACCTCAGTCAGTCTAAAACATAGCCGATCCTTAACacatttcccttcatttcaaGAAGATTCCCCAACcttttttcttcattcttcTAAAG aaaacgttttTCATCAGCAGAATGATGACATTAATCAAGACAAAAATGATAATGCGTTGCTTTATG ATTCAAGTGgagtattaaaacaaaattattccagCATTTTGcatgataaaattgaacaatgtTGTACTCTCTTTACATTTGGTGAGTCGTCCTCGGAGGACGAAGCAAAGCAAAACAAGAAACAAGCCCTCATGGATCTTATAGA ATATGTCAATAGTGGTAAAtggattttttcaaaatcaaacattgaagatttttttcaaatg ATAtcagtgaatatttttagaccGCTGACACCCCCCTCAAACTGTGGTAACTATTTGCTAAACCCTTTAGATGCTGAAGAGGACGAGCCAAAATGGGAAAg tTGTTGGCCTCATCTTCAGCTTGTGTATGAATTATTACTACGTTTTGTCGTTTGTAATGTTCTTCCACCGaagattttaaaagaatatattgactcgaaatttatcgttaaa TTACTTGAGCTATTTTCGTCGGAAGATCCACGTGAAAGAGATTATTTGAAAACGATTTTACATCGAATATACGGAGAAATTATGAGCTTAAG GTCATTTATTCGTCAATCCATTCATCATCGTTTTCTTGTGTTTTTGGAACAAGGAGAAACATTTAGTGGTATTACAGAATTGTTAGAAATTCTCGCTAG TATCATTAATGGTTTCGCGCAACCCTTAAAAGaagaacataaaatatttcttcaaaaagCCTTGTTACCTTTACATAAAAGTCGTACATTGGCGTCTTTTAATCAACAATTGACTTATTGTATTTTGCA ATATTTAGAAAAAGATGACACCTTAGTTGTGATCATTATTACCGAACTTTTAAAATACTGGCCCATAACCAATACGTCTaaagaagttttatttttatcggaaaTCGAAGAA ATTTTAGAGTACACACAGCCTCAAGATTTCACCAAAATCATGATTCCTCTTTTTAGTCAATTAACTATCTGTATGGAATCGCCTCATTTTCAA GTAGCTGAGCGTGTTCTCTTCATGTGGAACAGTGAATGTATTCTTGAGCTTATAAACCTTTATCGTGAA cAGTTGTTTCCTATTTTGATATCACCCTTGTACCGTAACTCGAAAAATCATTGGAACAG TACTGTTCATAGTTTAACTTGCAATGTCATGAAGATATTATCAGGACTGAGTCCGGAATTATTTCAACAATGTACTACGCACAgtcaacaaaatgaaataat acaagaagaaaatcaacgCCATCGAGATTTATTTTGGAACAAGTTAAAAAAAGCGTATGACGAGTCTCACTGA